The following proteins come from a genomic window of Nostoc sp. ATCC 53789:
- a CDS encoding DUF2834 domain-containing protein has translation MVRKIAFGFLWLGFVIYAFFLAPPEQPGTFDLIKNLSTGQWEGVNPLVIALFNLMGIWPLIYSAVVFIDGRGQKIPAWLFATASFGVGIFALLPYLVLREPNNQFVGKKNILLKLLDSRVTGIVLTVATVLLVAYGFKGGDWGNFVQQWQTNRFINVMSLDFSLLCLLFPALLGDDMARRSWKNPQIFWLIALIPLFGPLIYLSVRPPLQEVCTESISKQPAVN, from the coding sequence ATGGTTAGAAAAATTGCCTTTGGCTTCCTGTGGTTAGGATTCGTTATTTATGCTTTTTTCCTCGCACCTCCTGAGCAACCCGGTACATTCGATTTAATTAAAAACCTTTCGACTGGACAGTGGGAAGGCGTTAACCCATTAGTAATAGCACTATTTAACCTCATGGGTATCTGGCCTCTCATCTACAGTGCAGTAGTGTTTATTGATGGTAGAGGGCAAAAAATACCTGCTTGGCTATTTGCTACTGCCTCTTTTGGAGTCGGGATATTTGCCTTGTTACCCTACTTAGTCCTTAGAGAACCAAATAATCAGTTTGTTGGTAAAAAGAATATCTTACTCAAGCTGCTAGATTCTCGTGTGACTGGGATTGTGTTGACTGTAGCCACAGTTCTTCTAGTTGCCTACGGTTTCAAAGGAGGAGATTGGGGCAATTTTGTGCAACAGTGGCAAACAAACCGCTTTATCAATGTAATGAGTTTAGATTTTTCCCTACTTTGTCTCTTATTTCCTGCTTTGCTAGGGGATGATATGGCGCGTCGCAGTTGGAAAAATCCACAGATATTCTGGTTGATAGCGTTGATACCGCTATTCGGCCCCTTGATTTATTTATCTGTGCGTCCACCTTTACAAGAAGTGTGTACAGAGTCCATATCCAAGCAGCCAGCAGTGAATTGA
- a CDS encoding rhodanese-like domain-containing protein, translating into MNQISVKELAQRLSSGDGSIQLVDVREPEELAIANIEGFVNLPLSQFAEWGHEIPTLFNPEAETLVLCHHGIRSAQMCQWLIAQGFTNVQNISGGIDAYSILVDHSIPQY; encoded by the coding sequence ATGAACCAGATTAGTGTAAAAGAACTGGCACAACGTCTTTCCTCTGGTGATGGAAGTATACAGCTAGTAGATGTCCGAGAACCAGAAGAATTGGCGATCGCTAACATTGAGGGCTTTGTCAACCTACCCTTGAGTCAATTTGCTGAGTGGGGACATGAAATACCTACCCTCTTCAATCCTGAAGCTGAAACCCTTGTGCTATGCCACCACGGTATTCGCTCTGCCCAGATGTGTCAGTGGTTAATTGCTCAAGGTTTTACAAATGTGCAAAATATTTCGGGTGGTATTGATGCTTACTCCATCTTAGTAGACCATTCAATTCCCCAGTATTAG
- the hrcA gene encoding heat-inducible transcriptional repressor HrcA, which translates to MEVQLTNRQQHILWATVRHYIATAEPVGSKALGEEYDLGVSSATIRNVMGVLEKSGLLYQPHASAGRVPSDSGYRIYVDQLITPSLRSRSVSQTDATRTETLGREIEMALQKHLQWEDRSLETLLQGAAQILATLSGCISLITMPQTTTALLRHLQLVQIEAGRIMLIVVTDGYETHSKLMDLSPIPEETQRDSEVVDRELQIVSNFLNTHLRGRSLLELANLDWSELDQEFQRYGEFLKNSVAELTRRTLAPTATQIMVRGVSEVLRQPEFSQLQQVQTIIHLLEEEQDQLWRLIFEEPEPEDAGKSRVTVRIGAENPLEPIRTCTLISSNYRRGSIPVGSVGVLGPTRLDYESAIAVVASAADYLSEAFSYFNP; encoded by the coding sequence ATGGAAGTCCAGTTAACAAATCGGCAACAGCATATACTTTGGGCAACGGTACGTCACTACATTGCTACGGCAGAGCCTGTTGGTTCAAAGGCTTTGGGCGAAGAGTACGACCTGGGTGTAAGTTCAGCCACAATTCGCAATGTGATGGGCGTTTTAGAAAAATCTGGATTACTCTACCAACCACACGCTTCTGCTGGACGTGTACCTTCAGATTCAGGCTATCGCATTTATGTTGACCAGCTAATTACACCTTCTCTGCGTTCCCGCAGCGTGTCGCAGACAGACGCTACGCGGACAGAAACTTTAGGGCGAGAAATAGAGATGGCATTACAAAAGCATCTCCAGTGGGAAGATCGGAGTTTAGAAACCCTACTGCAAGGAGCCGCGCAAATTTTAGCAACCTTGAGTGGTTGCATTAGCTTGATAACTATGCCGCAAACTACAACAGCGCTATTGCGACATCTGCAATTAGTGCAAATTGAAGCTGGGCGAATCATGTTAATAGTTGTTACCGATGGTTATGAGACACATTCCAAGTTAATGGATTTGTCGCCAATACCAGAAGAGACACAACGAGATTCAGAGGTAGTCGATCGCGAGTTGCAGATTGTTTCTAACTTTTTGAATACCCACTTGCGGGGGCGAAGTCTGTTGGAATTAGCCAACCTCGACTGGAGCGAACTAGATCAGGAATTCCAACGCTACGGTGAATTCTTGAAAAATTCAGTTGCCGAATTGACTCGTCGCACTCTTGCGCCGACTGCAACACAAATTATGGTTCGGGGTGTGTCAGAAGTTTTGCGCCAGCCAGAATTTTCCCAGTTACAGCAGGTACAAACGATTATCCACCTGCTGGAAGAAGAACAAGACCAACTATGGCGATTAATATTTGAGGAACCAGAACCGGAGGATGCTGGTAAGTCAAGGGTAACGGTTCGCATTGGCGCAGAAAATCCATTAGAACCGATACGCACCTGTACTTTGATTTCTTCGAACTATCGCCGAGGTTCAATACCTGTAGGAAGTGTGGGAGTTTTGGGGCCAACGCGCTTAGATTATGAAAGTGCGATCGCAGTTGTGGCATCTGCTGCTGATTACCTCTCGGAAGCCTTCAGTTATTTCAATCCTTAA
- a CDS encoding Npun_F5749 family FMN-dependent PPOX-type flavoprotein, whose amino-acid sequence MSLAPWRGAIAHALHRNRSLVYARYLQLATVQPNGRPANRTLVFRGFLEDTNQLRFITDTRSAKADQIQQQPWAEICWYFPNTREQFRMAGDLTLISSDDSHQDLQPARIAMWQELSDAARLQFGWPYPGKPRIKEAGAFEPSPPDPIEPLSNFCLLLLDPVQVDHLELRGEPQNRCLYHRNDQQEWSSEAINP is encoded by the coding sequence ATGTCTCTTGCTCCTTGGCGAGGTGCGATCGCTCATGCACTCCATCGCAACCGCAGCCTTGTTTATGCCCGTTACCTGCAACTAGCAACAGTGCAACCCAATGGCCGCCCCGCTAATCGTACCCTAGTCTTTCGCGGCTTCCTGGAAGATACAAACCAGCTAAGATTTATCACCGATACTCGTAGCGCCAAAGCCGACCAAATACAGCAACAACCTTGGGCAGAAATTTGCTGGTACTTCCCCAATACACGAGAACAATTCCGCATGGCTGGCGATTTGACCCTAATCAGCAGTGATGATTCTCACCAAGATTTACAGCCAGCCCGAATTGCAATGTGGCAAGAATTAAGTGATGCGGCGCGTTTACAGTTTGGTTGGCCCTATCCTGGTAAACCCAGAATCAAAGAAGCAGGAGCCTTTGAGCCATCACCACCCGATCCTATTGAGCCACTTTCTAATTTTTGTCTCCTGCTACTAGATCCGGTGCAAGTAGACCATTTAGAATTACGCGGCGAACCACAAAATCGATGTCTTTACCACCGTAATGACCAGCAAGAGTGGTCTAGCGAAGCAATTAATCCGTGA
- a CDS encoding DUF3352 domain-containing protein: MNSQRSFIGFIVAGAIALLIAIAGFYWFFTKSPANLIASTSEPGAAIFVSKLSPAMVSLLTNPDRLQALEREEELSKLKTSLFAKSGIDYKQDVQPWLGNEITLAITTLDIDRDPENGQQPGYLLALATKQPEKSREFVELLFSKRALSGATLAVEEYKGVKLISDNSQPEKDLLAGAVVGEGFVLFANDPKVLKDAINNVQAPDLNLTSSPEYQKATKELPKGGLAVAFLNLPVVAKWQGLELSEQLYNSEIISLALNPKGLLAETTFLTSSEILTPSATLSKPVGALQYVPASAGLAISGSNLSNLGESDLAKLWRQATASIYGSGEDVVSRLAKPLVDVQKQWGINLPEDIFSWVQGEYAIALLPEKEQTTPHWIFVVEKSESVEQGIARLDAIASSNGLSINPLTIDKQKVSAWTELTTAAKKSDPKEGASFSIETKVRGLHTTLGNYEIFTSDLETINEILTTKDNSLIDNPNFQDSIAAIPLPNQGYIYLDWTKSQNLLERQVPILKLAEVLGKPFFDNLRSLTVSSYGTDTRSLKGGVFFQLKNS, encoded by the coding sequence GTGAATAGTCAACGTTCATTTATCGGTTTTATCGTAGCAGGTGCGATCGCATTGCTAATTGCGATCGCTGGCTTTTACTGGTTTTTCACCAAAAGTCCGGCTAACCTCATTGCTTCTACCTCTGAGCCTGGTGCAGCCATATTCGTATCGAAACTCTCGCCAGCAATGGTTTCACTGCTGACGAATCCCGATCGGTTGCAGGCGTTGGAACGTGAAGAGGAACTATCTAAACTCAAAACCAGTTTATTCGCCAAAAGTGGCATAGATTATAAACAAGACGTTCAACCCTGGTTAGGGAATGAAATTACATTAGCTATCACCACCTTAGATATTGATCGCGATCCAGAAAACGGACAGCAGCCAGGATATCTGTTAGCACTAGCAACCAAGCAACCGGAGAAAAGCCGTGAGTTTGTCGAGTTGTTATTTTCCAAACGAGCCTTATCTGGGGCAACCTTAGCTGTTGAAGAATATAAAGGCGTAAAGCTGATTTCTGACAATTCCCAACCAGAGAAGGATTTGCTTGCAGGTGCAGTTGTTGGTGAAGGCTTTGTATTGTTTGCCAACGATCCGAAAGTCTTGAAAGACGCGATTAATAACGTCCAAGCGCCCGATCTGAATTTGACTAGCTCCCCCGAATACCAAAAAGCTACTAAAGAACTGCCCAAAGGAGGTTTAGCTGTAGCGTTCTTAAATCTTCCCGTTGTAGCAAAATGGCAAGGCTTAGAATTGTCAGAACAACTTTATAACAGTGAAATTATTTCTCTGGCGTTGAATCCCAAAGGATTGCTAGCAGAAACGACCTTTTTGACTTCATCAGAAATTCTCACTCCATCTGCAACACTATCTAAACCTGTAGGAGCATTGCAGTATGTTCCAGCGTCGGCAGGTTTGGCAATTTCTGGCTCAAATTTGAGTAATTTGGGCGAGAGCGATTTAGCCAAACTCTGGAGACAAGCAACAGCTAGTATATATGGTTCTGGGGAAGATGTGGTTTCTCGGTTAGCCAAACCTTTAGTAGATGTTCAAAAACAGTGGGGAATAAACTTACCAGAGGATATTTTTAGTTGGGTACAGGGAGAATATGCGATCGCATTGTTACCTGAGAAAGAGCAAACAACCCCTCATTGGATTTTTGTGGTAGAAAAATCTGAGAGCGTAGAACAAGGTATTGCTCGTTTGGATGCGATCGCATCATCCAATGGACTCAGCATTAATCCCCTGACTATAGATAAGCAAAAAGTCTCCGCTTGGACAGAGTTAACTACGGCGGCTAAAAAAAGTGATCCTAAAGAAGGAGCATCTTTCAGTATTGAAACAAAAGTGCGGGGATTGCATACAACTTTAGGAAATTACGAAATTTTCACTTCTGACTTAGAAACGATAAATGAAATTCTCACAACCAAGGATAATTCCTTAATTGACAATCCCAATTTCCAAGATAGTATTGCTGCAATTCCCTTACCAAACCAAGGCTATATATATCTTGACTGGACAAAGAGCCAGAATTTGTTAGAGCGTCAAGTACCGATTCTCAAGCTAGCAGAAGTCTTAGGTAAACCGTTTTTTGATAATCTGCGATCGCTCACAGTTAGCAGTTATGGAACTGACACGCGATCGCTCAAAGGTGGCGTTTTCTTCCAACTCAAGAATTCATGA
- the cysE gene encoding serine O-acetyltransferase produces MLSILRADFRIIFERDPAARNWLEVLFCYPGLQALLFHRLAHWLYALGLPFFPRLISHLARFLTGIEIHPGAAIGKSVFIDHGMGVVIGETAIVGDYALIYQGVTLGGTGKECGKRHPTVGENVVVGAGAKVLGNIQIGNNVRIGAGSVVLRDVPSDCTVVGVPGRIMYRSGVRVSPLEHNNLPDSEAQVIRALVDRIEALEEQIQTLQRTNSSEKTPVLVGCLATKEDEPTHDSRWCNLKDKTIQQFLDGAGI; encoded by the coding sequence GTGCTATCTATACTGCGTGCTGACTTTCGTATCATATTTGAACGTGACCCAGCTGCTCGTAACTGGTTGGAAGTTTTATTTTGTTACCCTGGTTTGCAAGCCCTGCTATTCCATAGGCTGGCTCACTGGTTGTACGCTCTTGGTCTTCCCTTTTTTCCTCGCCTAATTTCTCACTTGGCTCGGTTTTTGACTGGAATTGAAATCCACCCTGGTGCAGCGATTGGAAAAAGTGTGTTTATTGACCACGGTATGGGTGTAGTAATTGGTGAAACTGCGATCGTGGGAGACTATGCCCTAATTTATCAAGGTGTCACCCTTGGAGGTACTGGTAAAGAATGTGGCAAACGCCATCCAACTGTGGGTGAAAACGTCGTAGTCGGGGCTGGGGCAAAGGTACTGGGCAATATCCAAATTGGTAATAATGTTCGTATTGGCGCTGGGTCTGTTGTTCTAAGGGATGTACCTTCAGACTGTACTGTGGTAGGGGTGCCTGGGCGCATCATGTATCGTTCTGGAGTTCGGGTTTCACCTCTTGAACACAATAACTTACCAGATTCAGAAGCTCAAGTAATTCGTGCTTTAGTAGACCGGATTGAGGCGTTGGAAGAACAAATACAAACTCTTCAGCGTACCAATTCTTCAGAAAAAACTCCTGTTTTAGTGGGTTGTTTAGCCACCAAAGAGGATGAGCCAACCCACGATTCTCGCTGGTGTAACCTCAAAGATAAGACCATCCAGCAATTTCTAGATGGTGCTGGCATTTAG
- the psbA gene encoding photosystem II q(b) protein, producing MTTTLQQRSSANVWDRFCEWITSTNNRIYIGWFGVVMIPTLLAATACFVIAFIAAPPVDIDGIREPVAGSLIYGNNIISGAVVPSSNAIGLHFYPIWEAASLDEWLYNGGPYQLVIFHFLIGVFCYLGREWELSYRLGMRPWIAIAYSAPVAAATAVFLVYPIGQGSFSDGMPLGISGTFNFMIVFQAEHNILMHPFHQLGVAGVFGGSLFSAMHGSLVTSSLVRETTETESQNYGYKFGQEEETYNIVAAHGYFGRLIFQYASFNNSRSLHFFLAAWPVIGIWFTALGVSTMAFNLNGFNFNQSIIDSEGRVIATWADVINRANLGMEVMHERNAHNFPLDLASAESAPVALSAPAING from the coding sequence ATGACAACAACCTTACAACAGCGCTCAAGCGCCAACGTATGGGATCGATTCTGTGAATGGATCACCAGCACCAATAACCGGATCTACATCGGTTGGTTCGGCGTAGTAATGATCCCCACCTTGCTAGCGGCCACCGCTTGCTTCGTAATCGCCTTCATCGCTGCTCCTCCAGTAGACATCGATGGTATCCGCGAACCAGTTGCAGGTTCCTTGATCTACGGAAACAACATCATCTCTGGTGCAGTAGTACCTTCCTCCAACGCTATCGGCTTGCACTTCTACCCAATTTGGGAAGCAGCATCCTTAGACGAGTGGTTGTACAACGGTGGTCCTTACCAATTGGTAATTTTCCACTTCCTGATTGGCGTATTCTGCTACTTAGGTCGTGAATGGGAACTATCCTACCGCTTAGGTATGCGTCCTTGGATTGCGATCGCTTATTCTGCACCTGTTGCAGCAGCAACCGCAGTCTTCTTGGTATACCCCATCGGACAAGGTTCATTCTCTGATGGTATGCCTTTGGGTATCTCAGGAACATTCAACTTCATGATCGTGTTCCAAGCAGAACACAACATCTTGATGCACCCCTTCCACCAACTAGGTGTAGCTGGTGTATTCGGCGGAAGTTTGTTCTCTGCAATGCACGGTTCACTAGTAACCTCATCTTTGGTTCGTGAAACAACCGAAACCGAATCACAAAACTACGGTTACAAATTCGGTCAAGAAGAAGAAACCTACAACATCGTTGCAGCTCACGGCTACTTCGGTCGTCTAATCTTCCAATACGCTTCTTTCAACAACAGCCGCTCACTGCACTTCTTCTTAGCAGCATGGCCTGTAATCGGCATCTGGTTCACCGCCTTGGGTGTAAGCACAATGGCGTTCAACTTGAACGGTTTCAACTTCAACCAATCAATCATTGACTCTGAAGGTCGTGTGATTGCAACTTGGGCTGATGTAATCAACCGCGCTAACCTGGGTATGGAAGTAATGCACGAGCGTAACGCTCACAACTTCCCCTTAGATTTGGCATCTGCTGAATCTGCTCCTGTTGCTCTTTCTGCTCCTGCTATCAACGGTTAA